Proteins co-encoded in one Zygotorulaspora mrakii chromosome 5, complete sequence genomic window:
- the ENO2 gene encoding phosphopyruvate hydratase ENO2 (similar to Saccharomyces cerevisiae ENO1 (YGR254W) and ENO2 (YHR174W); ancestral locus Anc_5.62), with the protein MAVSKIYARSVYDSRGNPTVEVELTTGKGTFRSIVPSGASTGVHEALELRDGDKSKWLGKGVLKAVANVNDIIAPAFVKASIDIKDQEAVDKFLNSLDGTPNKGKLGANAILGVSMAAARAAAAEKNVPLYQHLADLAQSKSSPYVLPVPFLNVLNGGSHAGGALALQEFMIAPTGAKTFAEAMRIGSEVYHNLKSLTKKRYGSSAGNVGDEGGVAPNIQTAEEALDLIVDAIKLAGHDGKVKIGLDCASSEFYKDGMYDLDFKNPQSDKSKWLTGPQLSDLYHSLVKKYPIVSIEDPFAEDDWEAWSHYFKTAGIQIVADDLTVTNPARIATAIEKKAADALLLKVNQIGTLSESIKAARDSFAANWGVMVSHRSGETEDTFIADLVVGLRTGQIKTGAPARSERLAKLNQLLRIEEELGDKCVYAGDNFHHGFKL; encoded by the coding sequence ATGGCTGTCTCTAAGATTTACGCTAGATCCGTCTACGACTCCCGTGGTAACCCAACTGTTGAAGTTGAATTGACCACTGGTAAGGGTACTTTCAGATCCATTGTTCCATCTGGTGCTTCCACTGGTGTCCACGAAGCTTTGGAATTGAGAGATGGTGACAAATCCAAATGGTTAGGTAAGGGTGTCTTGAAGGCCGTTGCCAACGTTAACGATATCATTGCTCCAGCTTTCGTCAAGGCTAGCATTGACATCAAAGACCAAGAAGCTGTTGACAAGTTCTTGAACTCTTTGGATGGTACTCCAAACAAGGGTAAGTTGGGTGCTAACGCTATCCTAGGTGTCTCCATGGCTGCTGCCAGAGCTGCTGCCGCTGAAAAGAACGTCCCATTGTACCAACATTTGGCTGACTTGGCTCAATCCAAATCTTCCCCATACGTTCTACCAGTTCCATTCTTGAACGTCTTGAACGGTGGTTCTCACGCTGGTGGTGCTTTGGCTTTGCAAGAATTCATGATTGCTCCAACTGGTGCTAAGACCTTCGCTGAAGCTATGAGAATTGGTTCTGAAGTTTACCACAACTTGAAGTCTTTGACCAAGAAGAGATACGGTTCTTCTGCTGGTAACGTCGGTGACGAAGGTGGTGTTGCTCCAAACATTCAAACTGCTGAAGAAGCTTTGGACTTGATCGTTGATGCTATCAAACTTGCTGGTCACGATGGTAAGGTCAAGATCGGTTTAGACTGTGCTTCTTCCGAATTCTACAAAGACGGTATGTACGATTTGGACTTCAAAAACCCACAATCTGACAAATCTAAATGGTTAACTGGTCCACAATTATCCGACCTCTACCACAGTTTGGTCAAGAAATACCCAATTGTCTCCATTGAAGATCCATTTGCTGAAGATGACTGGGAAGCTTGGTCTCACTACTTCAAGACTGCTGGTATCCAAATTGTTGCCGATGACTTGACTGTCACCAACCCAGCTAGAATTGCTACCgccattgaaaagaaggcTGCTGACGCTTTGTTATTGAAGGTCAACCAAATCGGTACTTTGTCCGAATCCATCAAGGCTGCTAGAGACTCCTTCGCTGCCAACTGGGGTGTTATGGTTTCTCACAGATCTGGTGAAACTGAAGACACCTTCATTGCTGACTTGGTCGTTGGTTTGAGAACTGGTCAAATCAAGACTGGTGCTCCAGCTAGATCTGAAAGATTGGCTAAATTGAACCAATTGTTgagaattgaagaagaattagGTGACAAGTGTGTCTACGCTGGTGACAACTTCCACCACGGTTTCAAATTGTAA
- the SPC97 gene encoding gamma-tubulin-complex subunit SPC97 (similar to Saccharomyces cerevisiae SPC97 (YHR172W); ancestral locus Anc_5.63): protein MEVKPVEDHVRLVTGRMDQPLLERIVNYLGPASTHGKLKSYPLSELSSPEHRRVQEALVVHDLLNVLVGLEGVYIRYNNRYDTYSEIIPEFKIAKMMDPSLKSLSKRIAKLGKYYVTLSKAAEKWSQLKCGVVLQRLGYEIKSFLRYNYLQFVVDKLERSFKSNVNFSIREMEQMLNDFEIGKHMELLFTLYERIAEEDRSRHNMDKTEEDFKNFMEDLKSQGRAQNGTILATDTSIMPMAKGGIVLGIVQDLIHENLGDRTNVLFLKDLLNKIAEDYFLILKNWLSRGELNDPFDEFMIVDTMKHVNGVTSLLKYGDRVWDTQYVVRKDGLLKQFINQRDNNDLLFKLLITGKLLNVLRTSLDLHKLPVDMTTNNINLFSSFTELLEGNSLELFINRWYQRANEICSKMFLQGYQLKRFLQSLQKHFFGKKNGRGISDFFSQNMTELTRRYKPNGSDKIKLQKSFEQNRNFGVADDLIEQLMVLQLDDQSFEESVLPYVNQNSEEMDVDNGLVNGKLVANNEVEIADLLNASNFQNLKDILLREIRQSERSRTQHDNIAHEDINDVIKQRKSNIHHLCFEIMIPYPLNIIVTRTCIVQYQSISRYLYLVQYYSKLLEDTWMEINKHQIWKYQGYSPIVRQQIIKRCRIVHSKMNQFIKLVLEYFVQDVVEKEMKTNTTSTQNIFDWQTGLQESLTNIMTNCCLSQLLQIQLQIFEIIHKFCKFLTSMRRELCQLDIHLYHSFVGSGATTSADPNNYGKKRAFNEHEATKLIPDLIKYINLVSQGFEQHTIAFKEGLMHYHYSNHAPANAMSGQGSVMLIDETQSTRLLSSLNL from the coding sequence atgGAGGTAAAACCGGTTGAAGATCATGTGCGACTTGTCACAGGGCGCATGGATCAGCCACTTTTGGAACGAATAGTGAACTACCTAGGTCCCGCATCCACACATGGTAAATTGAAGTCATACCCGTTAAGCGAGCTGTCGTCGCCAGAACATAGAAGAGTGCAAGAAGCACTAGTTGTTCATGACCTGTTGAATGTGCTTGTAGGACTAGAAGGCGTTTATATCCGATACAACAACAGATACGATACTTACAGTGAGATAATACCCGAGTTTAAGATTGCAAAAATGATGGATCCTTCACTGAAGTCCTTGAGCAAGAGGATCGCGAAATTGGGGAAATATTATGTGACTTTGAGCAAGGCGGCTGAGAAATGGTCGCAGCTTAAATGCGGGGTGGTGCTCCAAAGGCTAGGATATGAGATCAAGAGTTTTCTGCGATACAACTATTTACAATTTGTTGTGGACAAGCTGGAGAGAAGCTTCAAAAGCAATGTAAACTTTTCGATAAGAGAGATGGAACAGATGCTCAACGATTTTGAAATCGGCAAGCATATGGAATTGCTATTTACCCTGTATGAGAGAATAGCCGAGGAGGACAGATCGCGGCACAATATGGATAAAACGGAggaagatttcaaaaatttcatggaagatttgaaaagtcaAGGTCGAGCGCAGAATGGTACGATTTTAGCGACAGATACAAGTATCATGCCGATGGCGAAAGGGGGAATCGTCCTGGGGATAGTTCAGGATTTAATTCACGAAAACTTAGGTGATAGAACAAACGTTCTGTTTCTGAAAGATCTGCTGAATAAGATTGCAGAAGATTACTTTTtaattctgaaaaattggctAAGCCGAGGGGAATTAAACGATCCTTTCGATGAATTCATGATTGTGGACACCATGAAACACGTAAATGGTGTAACCTCACTGCTCAAATATGGTGACAGGGTCTGGGATACACAGTATGTCGTTCGTAAGGATGGATTATTGAAACAATTCATAAATCAGAGGGATAATAACGATCTTTTATTCAAACTTTTAATAACAGGAAAGCTGCTTAATGTCCTAAGAACCAGTTTGGATTTGCATAAATTACCCGTTGATATGACTAcaaataatatcaatttattttcaagttttaCTGAACTACTGGAAGGTAACAGTTTGgaacttttcatcaatagaTGGTACCAAAGAGCAAACGAAATATGTTCGAAAATGTTTCTTCAAGGTTATCAGTTGAAACGTTTTTTACAGAGCTTGcagaaacatttttttggtaaGAAAAACGGTAGAGGTATTAGCGATTTTTTCTCTCAAAATATGACCGAATTAACAAGACGTTATAAGCCTAATGGTTCAGATAAGATAAAACTGCAGAAAAGTTTTGAACAAaacagaaattttggagTTGCAGATGATTTGATTGAACAGCTGATGGTTTTGCAGCTAGATGATCAATCTTTTGAGGAATCTGTATTACCGTACGTTAACCAAAATAGCGAGGAAATGGATGTTGATAATGGGCTTGTAAATGGAAAATTGGTAGCCAATAATGAAGTAGAAATTGCAGATTTACTGAATGCAAGTaattttcagaatttaAAGGATATCTTATTAAGAGAAATACGACAGTCAGAACGCTCACGCACGCAACACGATAATATAGCTCATGAGGATATTAATGATGTTATTAAGCAACGAAAGAGCAACATACACCATTTATGCTTCGAAATTATGATTCCATATCCATTGAACATTATAGTAACTAGAACTTGTATTGTTCAGTACCAATCGATTTCAAGGTACCTATACCTTGTTCAATACTACAGCAAACTTTTAGAAGACACTTGGATGGAAATAAATAAACAccaaatttggaaatatcaAGGTTATTCCCCCATAGTTCGCCAACAAATCATTAAGCGGTGTCGCATTGTTCATAGTAAGATGAATCAATTCATTAAATTAGTACTGGagtattttgttcaagacGTTGtcgaaaaagagatgaaaacTAATACAACAAGTACACAAAACATCTTCGATTGGCAAACTGGCTTACAAGAAAGTCTCACCAATATAATGACAAACTGCTGTCTATCACAGTTGCTTCAAATACAGttacaaatttttgaaattattcataaattttgcaaatttctGACCTCTATGAGACGAGAACTTTGTCAATTAGATATACACCTTTATCACAGTTTCGTTGGATCAGGAGCAACCACAAGCGCTGATCCAAATAACTACGGCAAGAAAAGGGCCTTCAATGAACATGAGGCAACCAAATTGATTCCCGATTTGATCAAGTATATCAACCTGGTATCCCAGGGCTTTGAACAGCACACCATAGCATTCAAAGAAGGGTTAATGCACTACCATTACAGTAATCATGCACCGGCGAACGCTATGTCTGGTCAGGGGAGTGTCATGCTCATCGATGAGACTCAATCCACAAGATTATTATCGTCGCTGAACCTGTAA
- the PUP2 gene encoding proteasome core particle subunit alpha 5 (similar to Saccharomyces cerevisiae PUP2 (YGR253C); ancestral locus Anc_5.64), which translates to MFLTRSEYDRGVSTFSPEGRLFQVEYSLEAIKLGSTAIGIATKEGVILGVEKRATSPLLEADSIEKIVEVDRHIGCAMSGLTADARSMIEHARTSAITHNLYYDENISVESLTQSVCDLALRFGEGAGGEERLMSRPFGVALLIAGYDDDEGFQLFHAEPSGTFYRYNAKAIGSGSEGAQSELQNEWHSSLTLKEAELLVLKILKQVMEEKLDENNAQLSSITKDEGFKIYDDSETAQIIKELKEKETQESSGDQDVEMS; encoded by the coding sequence ATGTTCTTAACCAGAAGTGAATATGACCGTGGTGTCAGCACGTTTTCGCCAGAAGGTAGATTATTTCAAGTCGAGTATTCTTTGGAGGCGATCAAATTAGGTTCAACAGCAATCGGAATTGCTACCAAAGAGGGTGTTATACTAGGTGTAGAGAAGAGAGCCACCTCTCCTCTTCTGGAGGCGGATTCAATCGAAAAGATTGTAGAAGTAGATCGTCACATTGGATGTGCAATGAGTGGGTTGACGGCGGATGCGCGCTCGATGATCGAACATGCAAGAACTTCAGCTATAACGCATAATCTATATTATGATGAGAATATAAGTGTTGAGTCATTGACCCAGTCGGTTTGTGATTTAGCTCTAAGATTTGGTGAAGGTGCAGGTGGAGAAGAGAGACTCATGTCTAGACCTTTTGGTGTGGCATTGTTAATAGCGGGCTACGACGATGATGAGGGATTCCAGTTATTCCATGCGGAGCCTTCAGGAACGTTTTATCGTTATAATGCAAAGGCCATCGGGTCAGGTTCAGAGGGTGCGCAGTCAGAATTACAAAACGAATGGCATTCATCCCtgactttgaaagaagcCGAATTGTTAGTACTCAAGATCTTAAAACAGGTAATGGAAGAAAAACTGGATGAAAACAATGCTCAATTGAGTAGTATCACAAAAGATGAGGGTTTTAAAATATATGATGATTCCGAAACAGCAcaaattatcaaagaattgaaagaaaaggaaacaCAAGAGAGTTCCGGTGATCAAGACGTCGAGATGTCCTAG